From Desulfurococcus sp.:
CTCTAAATCCTGGATGGCTTTTAAGACTTCTCTCCCAAAGGTTACAATGTATATTGTGGAGGCTAAGCCTACAGCAGTGTAGAAGTCTCCTCTAGGAGCTCCAGCAGCTATGTAGCCGTATGCTATAGGCCCTGTAACCGATGCTGGTACAAGCAGCTGACTCCACCAGTATCTTCTAAGGAAGCTGTAGCCTACACCTAGCAGCGAGTAGACTAGTGTAGTCAGCGTGAAGATAGAGCCTAGAAGAGTGTTCAGGGATAGTGCTGCCGCGAGAAGGAGGATTGATAGGAAGACAGCTGTCTTCGGTGAAGCCTTCCCGCTTGGCAGCGGCTTCCACGGCTTGTTAACCCTGTCAACCTCAACGTCCACTACATCGTTGACTATCATTGATGCCGCGGTAACCGTGAACCCTGTTGCAAAGCCTACTATGATCCTCGCAGCGCCAATAGATTCAGCACTATACCCAGCGAACATTAAGGCGGTGAATACTACTCCAATACCACTCATAAGTGAGTTCAACGGCCTCATCATGGATAAGTAGCTGGTGAAACCCATGAATACCACTTTTCAGTCTCTCTGATCACTTCTAGTTAAATACAAGAAGTTACAGGCGCTGCAGGACGCCTAGACGCAGAGCCTGTACCCGAGCCCAGAGAACCCTGCCATGCAGCACCCCCTGGGTGAGCGCGGCGTTCGGGCTCTTGGGAGCGGCGGGCTGAACCCCTCGGGTTAACCCCTTGGGGCTTACACCCCCGCTCCATCAACCCCGTCTTCTACGGGAGCCCGCGCCGCCACGGGGGAACCCGTAGCGGCAGGCCGCCTCTTTTCGGGGAGGGGTTCCCGCTTAGATGCTTTCAGCGGTTACCCCTTACGGCGTGGCTGCCCGGCGTTGCCCGCCAGGACAACCGGTAAACCAGAGGCCGCGCCGCCCCGTTCCTCTCGTACTGAGGGCAGCTTCC
This genomic window contains:
- a CDS encoding UbiA family prenyltransferase yields the protein MGFTSYLSMMRPLNSLMSGIGVVFTALMFAGYSAESIGAARIIVGFATGFTVTAASMIVNDVVDVEVDRVNKPWKPLPSGKASPKTAVFLSILLLAAALSLNTLLGSIFTLTTLVYSLLGVGYSFLRRYWWSQLLVPASVTGPIAYGYIAAGAPRGDFYTAVGLASTIYIVTFGREVLKAIQDLEGDRTRGYTTIPMRFGVKESSKLMAAASVAGPAAGVATGILNGSGLIYTALISLAGALYAYSMIKATRSLSSKAVLEKARRETLLEMLLGLVAFWLFKA